The following are encoded in a window of Saccharothrix longispora genomic DNA:
- a CDS encoding condensation domain-containing protein produces MSRSPRHIVALALRIKGELSVDALRGALDEVVERQEALRTRVHYDEADGTRGFLEVLPAMPVPLAVHDVPETPGRSRDDIALDLLDALNQESMSYLDAPSLRATLHRFDDHDAVLTLLSHHLFNDGWSVGVLRREIAACYRARVTGVPHALPTPRPFHEFAAWEEEFLRSERAESARRYWKDKLAGAEMCTLPTDRPYDPATHGPSSAVRNLTIDPGTLAKITESAARHRCSVWHVFLAAYMVLTEKISGQSDLTLLTVNSGRPSRDFYNTIGFFSNLVPVRLEFDDCTTFLDLMLRARKASTDAQQNQLPLESILEMYPHLLNGSGDPMALPSGFNYIGSPAEHEDTGFTTSVEPVTAPAEQPASFRRGVFIWTFLAVPGGDFRCVVEYEPEAVDAATVDRWGAEFLDLVLAMTDEPDQVWNRR; encoded by the coding sequence GTGTCGCGCTCACCCCGGCACATCGTCGCCCTCGCCCTGCGCATCAAGGGTGAACTGAGCGTCGACGCGCTCAGGGGCGCGCTCGACGAGGTGGTGGAGCGGCAGGAGGCCCTGCGCACCCGGGTCCACTACGACGAGGCGGACGGCACCCGCGGATTCCTGGAAGTGCTGCCGGCGATGCCGGTCCCGCTCGCCGTGCACGACGTCCCGGAGACCCCCGGCCGGTCCCGCGACGACATCGCCCTCGACCTGCTCGACGCGTTGAACCAGGAGTCGATGTCCTACCTGGACGCCCCGTCGTTGCGCGCCACCCTGCACCGGTTCGACGACCACGACGCCGTGCTCACCCTCCTCAGCCACCACCTCTTCAACGACGGCTGGTCGGTCGGCGTGCTCCGCCGCGAGATCGCGGCCTGCTACCGGGCCAGGGTGACCGGGGTGCCGCACGCGCTGCCGACCCCGCGCCCGTTCCACGAGTTCGCCGCCTGGGAGGAGGAGTTCCTGCGGAGCGAGAGGGCGGAGTCGGCCCGCCGCTACTGGAAGGACAAGCTGGCGGGCGCCGAGATGTGCACGCTGCCGACCGATCGGCCCTACGACCCCGCGACCCACGGGCCGAGCAGCGCGGTGCGGAACCTCACCATCGACCCCGGCACCCTGGCGAAGATCACCGAGAGCGCGGCACGGCACCGGTGCAGCGTCTGGCACGTCTTCCTGGCGGCGTACATGGTGCTCACGGAGAAGATCTCCGGCCAGTCCGACCTCACCCTCCTGACCGTGAACAGCGGCCGGCCGAGCAGGGACTTCTACAACACCATCGGGTTCTTCTCCAACCTCGTGCCCGTCCGCCTGGAGTTCGACGACTGCACGACCTTCCTCGACCTCATGCTCCGCGCCCGCAAGGCGAGCACGGACGCCCAGCAGAACCAGCTCCCCCTCGAGTCGATCCTCGAGATGTACCCCCACCTGCTCAACGGGTCCGGCGACCCGATGGCCCTCCCGTCCGGGTTCAACTACATCGGTTCACCGGCGGAGCACGAGGACACCGGGTTCACCACCAGCGTCGAGCCGGTGACCGCGCCGGCGGAGCAGCCCGCCTCGTTCCGCCGCGGCGTGTTCATCTGGACCTTCCTCGCCGTTCCGGGCGGCGACTTCCGGTGCGTCGTCGAGTACGAGCCCGAGGCGGTCGACGCCGCCACGGTCGATCGCTGGGGCGCGGAGTTCCTCGACCTGGTCCTGGCGATGACCGACGAGCCCGATCAGGTGTGGAACCGCCGTTAG
- a CDS encoding SDR family NAD(P)-dependent oxidoreductase, whose protein sequence is MRCARRCHKPGHMSEFLGKTVLITGGGSGIGRATATRLVEAGANVVIAGRRAERLDAAAKELDPTGDRVLAVAADVARTGELDELIGHVKNRFGRLDGVFVNAGVAFGGPAALVTETDFDHIVDINFKGAFFTIQKAVALFDAGGAVVINGTFLVHRGMGPASLYAATKAAVTNLTRSLASDMAGRGIRVNAVSPGYIQTAMLDSMAPSEEVREAFRAQVPLGRLGRVEDVADAVTFLLSPRAAFITGQDLGVDGGLATSVPLGAPNPR, encoded by the coding sequence ATGCGGTGCGCCCGCCGGTGCCACAAGCCTGGTCATATGTCCGAATTCTTAGGAAAGACCGTTCTCATCACCGGTGGTGGGAGCGGCATCGGCCGTGCCACCGCCACGCGATTGGTCGAGGCGGGGGCGAACGTGGTGATCGCAGGGCGCCGCGCCGAGCGCCTCGACGCCGCGGCGAAGGAGTTGGACCCCACTGGTGACCGGGTTCTCGCCGTTGCCGCGGACGTGGCCCGCACCGGCGAACTCGACGAGCTGATCGGCCACGTCAAAAACCGCTTCGGCCGGCTGGACGGCGTTTTCGTCAATGCCGGCGTGGCCTTCGGCGGCCCGGCCGCCCTGGTCACCGAGACCGATTTCGACCACATCGTCGACATCAACTTCAAGGGCGCCTTCTTCACGATCCAGAAGGCGGTGGCGCTGTTCGACGCCGGCGGCGCCGTCGTGATCAACGGCACCTTCCTCGTGCACCGCGGCATGGGGCCCGCCTCGCTGTACGCCGCGACGAAGGCCGCCGTGACCAACCTGACCCGCTCGCTCGCCTCCGACATGGCAGGCAGGGGAATCCGGGTCAACGCGGTCAGTCCGGGTTACATCCAGACGGCCATGCTCGACAGCATGGCCCCGTCCGAGGAGGTGCGCGAGGCGTTCCGCGCCCAGGTCCCGCTCGGCCGGCTCGGCCGGGTCGAGGACGTCGCCGACGCGGTGACGTTCCTGCTGTCGCCCCGGGCGGCGTTCATCACCGGCCAGGACCTCGGTGTGGACGGCGGGCTGGCGACCTCGGTCCCGCTCGGCGCGCCGAACCCGCGGTGA
- a CDS encoding MbtH family protein: MSNPFEDADALYLVLVNDEGQHSLWPAGIAVPAGWTTAHGADSRSNCLEYVEARWTDMRPNSLVRAERA; encoded by the coding sequence GTGTCTAATCCGTTCGAGGACGCTGACGCCCTGTACCTGGTCCTCGTCAATGACGAGGGACAGCACAGCCTGTGGCCCGCCGGCATCGCCGTCCCGGCCGGCTGGACCACGGCGCACGGCGCGGACTCCCGCTCGAACTGCCTCGAGTACGTCGAAGCGCGGTGGACGGACATGCGGCCCAACAGCCTTGTCCGGGCCGAACGGGCGTGA
- a CDS encoding non-ribosomal peptide synthetase has protein sequence MTAFSIPARFAEQVARTPEATAVSDAARGTSLTYRELEHRANRLAHRLIGLGVGPEDPVAVLVERSAGLVVTLLAILKAGGAYLPVHEADPAERRQWIVDRARPSVLLVDDAMRAAGVPTGVPVVAVDDPGIAGEPTDDPGVPVHPDQLAYVIHTSGSTGQPKGVAVTQRDVVRLLSDPQWAVERHARVLLVAPYAFDVSTYEIWMPLLHGGQVVVAPPGRLEPPLLRELITTHRITGLHLTAGLFRVLAEEAPATLAGVDEVLTGGDVIAPTAVRRVLDACPDLVIRALYGATEGTVFSAHHVLTRDARPGKVVPIGDALTGIALHVLDEGLAPAPVDAVGEIYLAGEGVARGYLGQAGLTAERFVADPFGLPGSRMYRTGDMARRTADGTIEFVGREDSQVKILGFLVDLAEVEAALADHPGLAQVVVLAREREDGNKQLVGYVVPESGDLDLAAVRAYAKTKLPGYMAPEVFVRLDSLPLTANGKLDRDAMPEPDFKQVLASRAPETPLQHELCAIFSSLLEVPEVGIDDSFFDLGGQSLQAMRLCSRIGAAVGVGVSVNTLFDTPTVAELATYIEAKRAAYQPQTAS, from the coding sequence ATGACAGCCTTTTCCATTCCCGCCCGGTTTGCTGAGCAGGTCGCGCGGACACCGGAAGCGACCGCCGTGTCGGACGCCGCGCGCGGCACCTCGTTGACCTACCGGGAGCTGGAGCACCGGGCCAACCGGCTCGCGCACCGGCTGATCGGGCTCGGGGTCGGCCCCGAGGACCCGGTCGCCGTCCTCGTGGAGCGGTCCGCCGGGCTGGTGGTGACGCTCCTCGCGATCCTCAAGGCGGGCGGGGCCTACCTGCCGGTCCACGAAGCCGACCCGGCCGAGCGGCGGCAGTGGATCGTGGACCGCGCGCGGCCCTCGGTGCTGCTCGTGGACGACGCGATGCGCGCGGCCGGCGTGCCCACCGGCGTGCCGGTCGTCGCCGTGGACGACCCGGGCATCGCCGGGGAGCCGACCGACGACCCGGGGGTGCCGGTCCACCCCGACCAACTGGCCTACGTGATCCACACGTCGGGGTCCACCGGCCAGCCCAAGGGCGTCGCGGTGACCCAGCGGGACGTGGTGCGGCTCCTGTCCGACCCGCAGTGGGCGGTCGAGCGGCACGCGCGGGTCCTGCTGGTGGCGCCCTACGCCTTCGACGTGTCCACCTACGAGATCTGGATGCCGCTGCTGCACGGTGGCCAGGTGGTCGTCGCACCCCCCGGCCGGCTGGAGCCCCCGCTCCTGCGCGAGCTGATCACGACGCACCGGATCACCGGGCTCCACCTGACCGCCGGGTTGTTCCGCGTGCTCGCCGAGGAGGCGCCCGCGACGCTGGCGGGGGTCGACGAGGTCCTCACCGGCGGTGACGTGATCGCGCCCACGGCGGTCCGCCGGGTGCTCGACGCCTGCCCCGACCTGGTGATCCGCGCGCTGTACGGCGCCACGGAGGGCACCGTGTTCTCGGCGCACCACGTGCTCACCCGCGACGCGCGGCCGGGCAAGGTCGTGCCGATCGGCGACGCGCTGACCGGCATCGCGCTCCACGTCCTGGACGAGGGCCTCGCGCCCGCGCCCGTCGACGCCGTCGGCGAGATCTACCTCGCGGGCGAGGGCGTCGCGCGCGGGTACCTCGGTCAGGCCGGCCTGACCGCCGAGCGGTTCGTGGCCGACCCGTTCGGGCTGCCGGGGTCCCGCATGTACCGGACCGGGGACATGGCCCGCCGCACCGCCGACGGCACGATCGAGTTCGTCGGCCGCGAGGACAGCCAGGTGAAGATCCTCGGCTTCCTCGTCGACCTGGCCGAGGTGGAGGCGGCGCTGGCCGACCACCCCGGGCTGGCCCAGGTCGTCGTCCTGGCGCGCGAGCGCGAGGACGGCAACAAGCAGCTGGTCGGCTACGTCGTGCCCGAGTCGGGCGACCTCGACCTCGCCGCGGTGCGCGCGTACGCCAAGACGAAGCTGCCGGGCTACATGGCGCCCGAGGTGTTCGTCCGGCTGGACTCGCTGCCGCTGACCGCGAACGGCAAGCTGGACCGCGACGCGATGCCGGAACCGGACTTCAAGCAGGTCCTCGCCTCCCGCGCGCCGGAAACACCGCTCCAGCACGAGCTGTGCGCGATCTTCAGCTCCCTGCTGGAAGTGCCCGAGGTGGGGATCGACGACAGCTTCTTCGACCTCGGCGGCCAGTCGTTGCAGGCCATGCGGCTGTGCAGCCGCATCGGCGCCGCGGTCGGCGTCGGGGTTTCGGTGAACACGCTGTTCGACACCCCGACCGTGGCCGAACTGGCGACGTACATCGAAGCCAAGCGCGCCGCGTACCAGCCCCAGACCGCCTCCTGA
- a CDS encoding non-ribosomal peptide synthetase: MDLRRELVVSGWNDTARDVPVVVLSELFAGRAALSPGAVAVESGGVSWSYAELDARSSRLARYLVGLGVGPERLVAVALPRSLEMVAAVLAVAKAGAAYLPIDPGYPADRIGFMLTDAAPSLLITDRATSTRLPDAAGVAVLDLDDTAVAAAVAELPGDPVTDRDRIAPLLPAHPAYVIYTSGSTGRPKGVVVGHEGLASLSAYLIRTFGIGPESRVAQVASLSFDAAVMELLMSLPAGATLVLPESRQLAGEVLAEALHDLRASHALVGPASLAGAAPEQLPGLECLMVGGEACPGEVVAEWSGGRRMFNAYGPTEATVCVTMSGPLSGVDAPPIGKPIWNARVYVLDERLEAVPPGVPGELYLAGPGLARGYLNQAGLTAQRFVACPFGSGERMYRTGDLAQWREDGELEYLGRVDQQVQVRGFRIEPGEIEAVLAAQPGVAQAVVVAREDRPGDQRLAGYVVPTPGSRVDPAVIRAAAAEVLPVYMVPAAVVVLDALPLSVNGKLDRKALPAPTFAAGTGRGPSTPAEEILCELFAEVLGVDRVGVDDGFFDLGGHSLLVARLISRVRSVLGVELEIRTVFDHPTVESLAKSLDAAGQAWPALERADRPDRLPLSFAQQRLWFLDRLEGPSTTYNVPFAWRLRGSVDAVALSAALRDVVGRHEALRTVFPVVDGQPHQRVVPAAQAEPGFTVVRAAETDLAELTARAAGYVFDLAGELPVRAWLFELDADECVLVLLMHHIASDGWSLGVLLRDLGEAYGARLAGRSPEWADLPVQYADYTLWQRGLLGGDQDHDSVLARQVAYWETALADLPEQLDLPFDRPRPAYPTYRGGHLDVDVDAELHRGLVELAREHQVTLFMVLQAGLAVLLSRSGAGTDIPIGVPVAGRGGDEGLHHLIGFFVNTLVLRTDLSGDPSFAELLSRVRDRDLAAYAHQDVPFERLVEVLNPIRSAAHHPLFQVMLASDEDTSREWDVPGLRAEDLPLAGDSAKFDLSLTFRSRHEPDGAPGGISVALEYAADLFDHDTVESLVGRLIALLGQFTADPGLRVGDAELLTAAERELVVSGWNDTARDVPVVVLSELFAGRAALSPGAVAVESGGVSWSYAELDARSSRLARYLVGLGVGPERLVAVALPRSLEMVAAVLAVAKAGAAYLPIDPGYPADRIGYMLTDAAPVAVLTNRQAGEGLPDRERVVVLDDPEVAAAVAELPGDPVTDRDRIAPPLPAHPAYVIYTSGSTGRPKGVVVSHQGLSNLAAFMVDTLAVTPESRVAQLLSLSFDMSLLELLSSLSSGAALVLPEPGQLSGEALADTLRELRISHAVVAPAALAGAAPDSLPGLECLVVGGEALPGEIVAEWSGGRRMFNAYGPTETTVCTTISGPLSGGGAPPIGGPNWNVRTYVLDGRLAPVPPGVAGELYLAGPGLARGYLNQAGLTAQRFVACPFASGERMYRTGDLVRWREDGELEYLGRVDQQVKIRGFRIEPGEIEAVLAAQPGVEHAVVVVREDRPGDRRLVGYVQPETGHAPDPAELRTAAARVLPGHMVPNAVVVLDALPLSLNGKLDRKALPAPTFTATAGREPVTALEERLCRLFAEVLGVERVGVEDSFFDLGGHSLLSAVLVARLEEQFGITISLRDFLGDPSVSGVAGRGALPAAGQP, translated from the coding sequence ATGGACCTCCGGCGGGAGCTGGTCGTCTCGGGGTGGAACGACACGGCGCGGGATGTTCCGGTGGTGGTGTTGTCGGAGTTGTTCGCGGGGCGGGCGGCGTTGTCGCCGGGTGCGGTCGCGGTGGAGTCCGGCGGTGTGTCGTGGTCGTACGCGGAGTTGGATGCGCGGTCGAGCCGGTTGGCGCGGTACCTGGTGGGGTTGGGTGTCGGGCCGGAGCGGTTGGTGGCGGTGGCGTTGCCGCGGTCGTTGGAGATGGTGGCGGCGGTGTTGGCGGTGGCGAAGGCGGGTGCGGCGTACCTGCCGATCGATCCGGGGTATCCGGCGGACCGGATCGGGTTCATGCTCACCGACGCCGCCCCGAGCCTGCTGATCACCGACCGGGCCACCTCGACGCGACTGCCGGACGCCGCGGGCGTCGCCGTGCTCGACCTCGACGACACCGCGGTGGCCGCCGCGGTGGCGGAGCTGCCCGGTGACCCCGTCACCGACCGGGACCGGATCGCGCCGCTGCTGCCCGCGCACCCGGCCTACGTGATCTACACGTCCGGTTCCACCGGGCGCCCCAAGGGCGTCGTGGTCGGCCACGAGGGCCTGGCGAGCCTGTCCGCGTACCTGATCCGGACCTTCGGGATCGGACCGGAGTCGCGGGTGGCCCAGGTCGCCTCGCTGAGCTTCGACGCGGCCGTCATGGAACTGCTGATGTCGTTGCCCGCCGGCGCGACGCTGGTCCTCCCCGAGTCGAGGCAGCTCGCCGGGGAGGTCCTGGCCGAGGCGCTGCACGACCTCCGGGCCAGCCACGCCCTGGTGGGGCCGGCCTCCCTCGCCGGTGCGGCCCCGGAGCAGCTGCCCGGCCTGGAGTGCCTGATGGTCGGCGGCGAGGCCTGCCCGGGCGAGGTCGTGGCCGAGTGGTCGGGGGGCAGGCGGATGTTCAACGCCTACGGCCCGACCGAGGCGACGGTGTGCGTGACGATGAGCGGGCCGCTGTCCGGAGTGGACGCCCCGCCGATCGGGAAGCCGATCTGGAACGCCCGGGTGTACGTGCTGGACGAGCGCCTGGAAGCGGTGCCGCCGGGCGTGCCGGGCGAGTTGTACCTGGCCGGCCCGGGCCTGGCGCGGGGGTACCTGAACCAGGCCGGGTTGACCGCGCAGCGGTTCGTGGCCTGCCCCTTCGGGTCCGGGGAGCGCATGTACCGGACCGGTGACCTGGCGCAGTGGCGGGAGGACGGCGAGCTGGAGTACCTGGGCCGGGTGGACCAGCAGGTCCAGGTCCGGGGGTTCCGCATCGAGCCGGGCGAGATCGAGGCCGTGCTCGCCGCGCAGCCCGGGGTGGCCCAGGCCGTCGTCGTGGCCCGCGAGGACCGGCCGGGCGACCAGCGCCTGGCGGGCTACGTCGTGCCCACGCCGGGGAGCAGGGTGGACCCGGCCGTGATCCGGGCCGCCGCGGCCGAGGTGCTGCCCGTCTACATGGTGCCCGCCGCGGTGGTGGTCCTGGACGCGCTGCCGTTGTCGGTCAACGGGAAGCTGGACCGGAAGGCCCTGCCCGCGCCGACGTTCGCCGCGGGGACCGGGCGGGGGCCGTCCACCCCGGCCGAGGAGATCCTGTGCGAGCTGTTCGCCGAGGTGCTGGGCGTGGACCGGGTCGGCGTGGACGACGGGTTCTTCGACCTGGGCGGCCACTCGCTGCTGGTGGCCCGGCTGATCAGCCGGGTGCGGTCGGTGCTCGGGGTGGAGCTGGAGATCCGGACGGTCTTCGACCACCCGACGGTCGAGTCGCTGGCGAAGTCGCTGGACGCGGCCGGGCAGGCGTGGCCGGCCCTGGAGCGGGCCGACCGGCCCGACCGCCTGCCGTTGTCGTTCGCCCAGCAGCGGTTGTGGTTCCTGGACCGGCTGGAAGGGCCGAGCACCACCTACAACGTGCCGTTCGCGTGGCGGCTGCGCGGGTCGGTGGACGCGGTCGCGCTGAGCGCGGCGCTGCGTGACGTGGTCGGCCGGCACGAGGCGCTGCGGACGGTGTTCCCGGTGGTGGACGGGCAGCCGCACCAGCGGGTGGTCCCGGCCGCGCAGGCGGAGCCGGGGTTCACGGTGGTGCGGGCCGCCGAAACCGACCTGGCCGAGCTGACCGCGCGGGCGGCGGGGTACGTGTTCGACCTGGCCGGCGAGCTGCCGGTGCGGGCGTGGCTGTTCGAGCTGGATGCCGACGAGTGCGTGCTGGTGCTGCTCATGCACCACATCGCCAGTGACGGCTGGTCCCTCGGGGTGCTGCTGCGGGACCTGGGGGAGGCGTACGGGGCGCGGCTGGCCGGGCGCTCCCCCGAGTGGGCGGACCTGCCGGTGCAGTACGCGGACTACACGCTCTGGCAGCGCGGGCTGCTGGGCGGCGACCAGGACCACGACAGCGTGCTGGCCCGGCAGGTGGCGTACTGGGAGACGGCGCTGGCCGACCTGCCCGAGCAGCTGGACCTGCCGTTCGACCGGCCCCGCCCGGCGTACCCCACCTACCGCGGCGGGCACCTCGACGTCGACGTGGACGCCGAGCTGCACCGCGGGCTGGTGGAGCTGGCGCGCGAGCACCAGGTGACGCTGTTCATGGTGCTCCAGGCCGGGCTCGCGGTCCTGCTGTCCCGGTCCGGGGCCGGCACCGACATCCCGATCGGCGTGCCGGTGGCCGGCCGTGGCGGTGACGAAGGGCTGCACCACCTGATCGGGTTCTTCGTCAACACGTTGGTGCTGCGGACGGACCTGTCGGGCGACCCGAGCTTCGCGGAGCTGCTCTCCCGGGTCCGCGACCGGGACCTGGCGGCCTACGCGCACCAGGACGTGCCGTTCGAACGGCTGGTGGAAGTGCTGAACCCGATCCGCTCGGCCGCCCACCACCCGCTGTTCCAGGTGATGCTGGCCTCCGACGAGGACACCAGCAGGGAGTGGGACGTCCCGGGCCTCCGGGCGGAGGACCTGCCGCTGGCCGGGGACTCGGCCAAGTTCGACCTGTCGCTGACGTTCCGGTCGCGGCACGAGCCGGACGGCGCCCCGGGCGGGATCAGCGTCGCGCTGGAGTACGCGGCGGACCTGTTCGACCACGACACCGTGGAATCGCTGGTCGGGCGGTTGATCGCGCTGCTGGGCCAGTTCACCGCCGACCCGGGGCTGCGCGTCGGCGACGCGGAACTCCTGACGGCGGCCGAGCGGGAGCTGGTCGTCTCGGGGTGGAACGACACGGCGCGGGATGTTCCGGTGGTCGTGTTGTCGGAGTTGTTCGCGGGGCGGGCGGCGTTGTCGCCGGGTGCGGTCGCGGTGGAGTCCGGCGGTGTGTCGTGGTCGTACGCGGAGTTGGATGCGCGGTCGAGCCGGTTGGCGCGGTACCTGGTGGGGTTGGGTGTCGGGCCGGAGCGGTTGGTGGCGGTGGCGTTGCCGCGGTCGTTGGAGATGGTGGCGGCGGTGTTGGCGGTGGCGAAGGCGGGTGCGGCGTACCTGCCGATCGATCCGGGGTATCCGGCGGACCGGATCGGGTACATGCTCACCGACGCAGCCCCGGTCGCGGTGCTCACGAACCGGCAGGCCGGCGAAGGGCTCCCCGACCGGGAACGGGTGGTCGTCCTGGACGACCCGGAGGTCGCCGCCGCGGTGGCGGAGCTGCCCGGTGACCCCGTCACCGACCGGGACCGGATCGCGCCGCCGCTGCCCGCGCACCCGGCCTACGTGATCTACACGTCCGGTTCCACCGGGCGCCCCAAGGGCGTCGTGGTCAGCCACCAGGGACTGTCCAACCTGGCCGCGTTCATGGTCGACACCCTGGCCGTCACCCCGGAGTCCCGGGTGGCCCAGCTCCTCTCCCTCAGCTTCGACATGTCGCTGCTGGAGCTGCTGTCGTCCTTGTCGTCCGGGGCGGCGCTGGTCCTCCCCGAGCCGGGGCAGCTGTCCGGGGAGGCGCTGGCGGACACGTTGCGCGAGCTCCGGATCAGCCACGCCGTCGTGGCCCCGGCCGCCCTGGCCGGGGCGGCGCCCGACAGCCTGCCCGGGCTGGAGTGCCTGGTCGTCGGCGGTGAGGCCCTCCCGGGCGAGATCGTCGCCGAGTGGTCGGGGGGCAGGCGGATGTTCAACGCCTACGGCCCGACCGAGACGACGGTGTGCACGACGATCAGCGGGCCGCTGTCGGGAGGCGGCGCCCCACCGATCGGCGGACCGAACTGGAACGTGCGGACGTACGTGCTGGACGGCCGGCTGGCACCGGTGCCACCGGGCGTGGCCGGAGAGCTCTACCTGGCCGGCCCGGGCCTCGCCCGCGGCTACCTGAACCAGGCCGGGTTGACCGCGCAGCGGTTCGTGGCCTGCCCCTTCGCGTCCGGGGAACGCATGTACCGGACCGGTGACCTGGTGCGCTGGCGGGAAGACGGCGAACTGGAGTACCTGGGCCGGGTGGACCAGCAGGTCAAGATCCGCGGGTTCCGCATCGAGCCGGGCGAGATCGAGGCCGTGCTCGCCGCGCAGCCGGGAGTGGAGCACGCCGTCGTCGTGGTCCGGGAGGACCGGCCGGGCGACCGGCGCCTGGTGGGCTACGTGCAACCGGAGACGGGGCACGCGCCGGACCCGGCGGAGTTGCGGACCGCGGCCGCGCGGGTCCTGCCCGGGCACATGGTGCCCAACGCGGTGGTGGTCCTGGACGCGCTGCCGTTGTCGCTCAACGGGAAGCTGGACCGGAAGGCCCTGCCCGCGCCGACGTTCACCGCCACGGCCGGGCGCGAGCCGGTCACGGCCCTCGAAGAGCGCCTGTGCCGGCTGTTCGCCGAGGTCCTCGGCGTGGAGCGGGTCGGGGTCGAGGACAGCTTCTTCGACCTGGGCGGGCACTCGCTGCTCTCGGCCGTGCTCGTCGCCCGGCTGGAGGAGCAGTTCGGCATCACGATCAGCCTGCGGGACTTCCTGGGCGATCCGTCCGTCAGCGGTGTCGCCGGCCGGGGCGCGCTGCCCGCGGCCGGGCAGCCCTGA
- a CDS encoding cytochrome P450 family protein, giving the protein METNRPVALDNTGRYMHAQADELRARGPAVQVEIPGGVLVWSINSYAVSKKVLGDPNVTKSARHHWPAFIEGKIPSDWEMISWVAMDNVSTTYGKDHKRLRRLIGKAFSSRRPEDVQPLAKRITDTLLDRLEGAAAAGEVVDLKAAFAYPLPGMLVAELIGMPEEARVAAAKVMDMMARTDVTPEQGQEILLGWRGAIEDLIALKRAQPGEDIASDLIAARDDDGSALSEQELVDTTFAILGAGSETTINFFDNAVTALLTHPEQLELVKSGQVSWDEVIEEVLRVESPLASLPLRYAVEDIPLDGVTIPKGDPILINYAAIGRDSAVHGDSAGTFDITRRDKEHLSFGHGPHYCLGAGIARMVGKTGLSALFERFPDLTLAVDPSELEPIPTFIMNGHLALPVRLSGAASAAA; this is encoded by the coding sequence GTGGAGACAAACCGTCCGGTCGCGTTGGACAACACCGGCCGATACATGCACGCCCAAGCGGACGAACTGCGCGCGCGGGGCCCCGCGGTCCAGGTGGAGATCCCCGGCGGCGTGCTGGTCTGGTCGATCAACAGCTACGCGGTCAGCAAGAAGGTGCTCGGCGACCCGAACGTCACCAAGAGCGCCCGCCACCACTGGCCGGCCTTCATCGAGGGGAAGATCCCGTCCGACTGGGAGATGATCAGCTGGGTCGCGATGGACAACGTGTCCACCACCTACGGCAAGGACCACAAGCGCTTGCGCCGGCTGATCGGCAAGGCGTTCAGCTCACGCCGGCCCGAGGACGTGCAACCGCTGGCGAAGCGGATCACCGACACGTTGCTCGACCGCCTGGAGGGCGCCGCGGCGGCCGGTGAGGTGGTCGACCTGAAGGCCGCGTTCGCGTACCCGCTGCCCGGCATGCTGGTGGCCGAGCTGATCGGCATGCCGGAGGAGGCCCGGGTGGCCGCCGCGAAGGTCATGGACATGATGGCGCGGACGGACGTCACCCCCGAGCAGGGGCAGGAGATCCTGCTCGGCTGGCGCGGCGCCATCGAGGACCTCATCGCCCTCAAGCGCGCCCAGCCCGGTGAGGACATCGCGAGCGACCTGATCGCCGCGCGGGACGACGACGGTTCCGCGCTGAGCGAGCAGGAGTTGGTGGACACCACCTTCGCGATCCTCGGCGCCGGCTCGGAGACCACGATCAACTTCTTCGACAACGCGGTCACCGCGCTGCTCACCCACCCCGAGCAGCTCGAACTGGTCAAGTCGGGCCAGGTCTCCTGGGACGAGGTCATCGAGGAGGTGCTGCGGGTGGAGTCGCCGCTGGCCAGCCTGCCGCTGCGCTACGCGGTCGAGGACATCCCGCTGGACGGGGTGACGATCCCCAAGGGCGACCCGATCCTGATCAACTACGCCGCGATCGGGCGGGACTCCGCGGTGCACGGCGACTCCGCCGGCACCTTCGACATCACCCGCCGGGACAAGGAGCACCTGTCGTTCGGCCACGGCCCGCACTACTGCCTCGGCGCGGGCATCGCCAGGATGGTGGGCAAGACCGGCCTGTCCGCCCTGTTCGAGCGGTTCCCCGACCTGACCCTCGCCGTCGACCCCTCGGAACTCGAACCGATTCCGACCTTCATCATGAACGGGCACCTCGCGCTGCCCGTCCGCCTGTCCGGCGCCGCCTCCGCGGCAGCCTGA
- a CDS encoding DUF899 domain-containing protein, translating to MTLPRVVSREEWLAERLPFLAKEKEHSRARDVLHAQRQALPMFPVDNKYEFDTPDGKRSLLDLFEGRRQLIIYHFMLPADSGGMLCLGCSFWVDNMPHHLEHLHARDTSLVVDSPLPLGEFLPHKERLGWSVPVTSSFGTDFYDDFRIPLMPGVAAIPGITVFLRDGDEIYCTYATAFRGTDLVNNTYNYLDLTFLGRQEADLDFKWSWLHYHDDYDK from the coding sequence ATGACCTTGCCCAGAGTCGTATCGCGAGAAGAATGGCTGGCGGAGCGTCTTCCCTTCCTCGCCAAGGAGAAGGAGCACAGCCGGGCTCGGGACGTGCTGCACGCCCAGCGGCAGGCGCTTCCGATGTTCCCCGTGGACAACAAGTACGAATTCGACACGCCGGACGGCAAGCGGAGCCTGCTCGACCTGTTCGAGGGCCGGCGTCAGCTGATCATCTACCACTTCATGCTGCCCGCCGACTCCGGCGGCATGTTGTGCCTGGGGTGCTCGTTCTGGGTCGACAACATGCCCCACCACCTCGAGCACCTGCACGCCCGCGACACGTCGCTGGTGGTGGACTCCCCGCTGCCCCTGGGCGAGTTCCTCCCGCACAAGGAGCGGCTGGGCTGGTCGGTCCCGGTGACCTCCTCGTTCGGCACCGACTTCTACGACGACTTCCGCATCCCGCTCATGCCGGGCGTCGCGGCCATCCCGGGGATCACCGTCTTCCTGCGCGACGGCGACGAGATCTACTGCACCTACGCGACCGCGTTCCGCGGCACCGACCTGGTCAACAACACCTACAACTACCTCGACCTGACGTTCCTCGGACGGCAGGAAGCCGACCTCGACTTCAAGTGGTCCTGGCTGCACTACCACGACGACTACGACAAGTGA